The nucleotide sequence TTTGCTGTCCCAGCCCAAACTTTTGGCTTCGGATTTTGTTATAAAGTTTCCTGGCAGCTTTCCATACTTATGTATGTATCCCGCGACCTCTTCTTTTGAACTGTAATTTCCGTCCTCACGAATATCTATGCTTTTACTCGTGCTGTCTGACAGGTTAGACTGAGTCAGAGTACAGGAACTCAGAGCAAAACATAAAGAACATATAATTAAAACTACAGATAATAAAAGAGCTGTTTTCTGAAAAATTTTTCTTTTCATTTAAAAATCCTCCGTTTGTATAATCAGCTGAATATTATGGATATAAACGCGTTTAGAAATCCCATGACAAATCCAAGCAAAGCTCCGAGCCAAATTATAGCGTTTAATTCCTTTTTCATTATGGAAAACAACAAATCTTCAAACTCTTTAATATTGTATCCGTTTATTTTATCTTCAACAATTTTCGCAATATTAAGTTTTTCCATAACCTTAGGCAAATCATTTTTTACTGTTCTGATATATACAGACTGAACCGCGGACTTTATTTTGGGTATTGAATGCCAATATCTTTCAGCAATTTCACTGGTCTTTGTGTCCATAATCCTGCCGGTCTCATTTTTTATTAAGTCGCCTACTATTGCCTCCGAATTTTCAGAAACCATTTTGTCAATGGTCTTTCCAATAGGTTCCGCCAGGCTGTTAATCATATTGTCATCCACCAATTTGGCAAATGCGGCTTTTATCCTGCCCTTTTCTATATATTGATTTCTGATATTAACTATAACTTTTTTGGATATCTCAGTTCCGAAATTAAATTTTGAAAGTTTGGCGTGTATGAGAGCGGCTATATCTTCCTCTGCCTTTTCGGTCATATTATCAACCAAATCTTTATCAAGTTTCTGATAAAGCTCCTCACGGACAGTTTTCTCACTCAGTTTCATTTTATTAAACAGTTTTTCCACCAGCCCGGTTATACCTGATATTATACCGTCCGACAAAAGCGTCTTGTTTATGGTATCGTTGTCCAAAAGCTCAGTGCTGACAACTCCTCCGATAGTTTTCGCTATCCGCTCTTTTTCTTTCGGTATCAAACCGGGCGTAAACGGAACGCGCCGCTTGCCGATATATACAGGCTTCAGCGGCCTAAACAGCATTTTTATCGCAATATTGTTAGTAACATATCCGATAATAAGCCCAATAACCGGTCCGATTAAAAATTGTATATTCATTATAATTACCACTTTTCAATAAGGCGCACTGCGCCGCCATTCAACGTTTTCATTGGCAATAAAAGCTGTCCATTAAAATATTAAGCGAACACGCCGCATTTGCGGCGGGTTACTTCTTAACTCAGTTGTAAAAATATTTTATCATATAATTCTTACAATATCAAGGAAATTTCTTATTGAAATTTGTAAAAATTTGTAGTATAATTTGTTTTAATTAAAAAGGAGGTTGAATTATGAAAAAAATTATAGGCGAGTTCAAAGAATTCATAATGCGCGGAAACGTGCTCGACTTGGCAGTCGGCGTTATAATCGGCGGAGCGTTTAAGACCATCGTTGATTCACTGACAAATGACATAATTTCACCGATACTCGGCTTATTCGGAGGTCTTGATTTTTCAAGCATGGTTTTGTCTATCGGAGGAGTTAACCTCAAATATGGTTCATTTATTACTGCTATAATAAACTTTTTAATTATGGCCGTAGTTATTTTCATATTTGTTAAAATAGTTAACAGTGTGATAAGTTTCGGAAAAAAGAAACCTGCAGACGAGCCTGTTACAACCAAAGTTTGCCCATACTGCTGCACAGAAATAGACATAAATGCGACAAAGTGTCCTCATTGTACATCTGAACTGATAGAAATTGAACCTGAAACTCTAGAGAGCGGGGAGCCTGATGTTATATAACTCATTATAGTTATATAGTAAGGTATTATGACAAGTTGCCATATGTATATTCACGCTTCGCGTGAGATGGCAGCTCACCTAACGCGGTGTGCAAAAGCACACCCTTCCGATGTTCACTCCAAAACACCGCATTTGGGATAATAGTTTTAAAATAATAAATCTTATATAATGTGGTTTTGTAAGCTTCGGTAGGGCTGTGACCACACTTTTTAAGAAAAGTGTGTGTTATACATATGATTTTATTTTGCCATAACCTACAAGGTCATTAATATGTATATTCAATGAAGATGTAATCTGCCGCGTTAGGCGCGCAGTCCTGGAAAACTTTTTTATAAAGTGATTTATTACAAAATATTACTAGTATGTTCACGCTTCGCGTGAGATGGCAGCTCACCTAACGTGGTGTGCAAGCGCACCCTTGCGATGTTCACTCCAAAACACCGCATTTGGGACAATAGTTTTAAAATAATAAATCTTATATAATGTGGTTTTGTAAGCTTCGGTAGGGCAGATGAAATCTGCCGCGTTAGGCGCGCAGTTCCGGCAATTTTTATTTTATAACAAAGTATTCTATATATATTCACGCTTCGCGTGAGATGGCAGCTCACCTAACGCGGTGTGCAAGCACACCCTTCCGATGTTCACTCCAAAACACCGCATTTGGGATAATAGTTCTAAAATAATAGATTTTATAAAATGTGGTTTTGCAAGCTTCGGTAGGGCTGTGACCACACTTTTCTTAAAAAGTGTGTGTTATACATATGATTTTATTTTGCTATAGCCTACAGTGTCATTATTATGAATACTCAATGAAGATGAAATCTGCCGCGTTAGGCGCGCAGTCCCGGCAATTTTTATTATATAACAAAGTATTCTATATATATTCACGCTTCGCGTGAGATGGCAGCTCACCTAACGTGGTGTGCTTGCACACCCTACCGATGTTCACTCAGAAACATTGGTTTATATAGACACGCCGATTTGTATCATACCCACCCAAAGGGTGGGGGTCACACCCTTCCGATGTTCACTTAAAAACACCGCATTTGGGATAATAGTTTTAAAATAAATAATTTAATCGCTGACAAAATCAATATTGGTATTACCATTGTTATTTGACACACTTAAAATCTTTTCACCGCCCTTTTTGTCCGGCGGCAGATTGCTTTCCCCTTTTTTTATATTGCTCTCAACAGAATATTCATCATAACTTCCTTTAACCGAACCGTTTATATCTCCGTTTTTTGATTTTATTATTATACTATTTCCCGCATTAAGCTTATCAAATGTTGTATTTCCTCCGTTTGCAGAAATGGATATAGAATCCGTTACATTTAAACTCGGCAGCGTTATATTACCGTTTGACGTTGACAATGACAACGTTTTTAAAAACTCGCCGGGCAGCTGCACATATATTTTCCTATTACCGGCCGTCGTTTTTCCTCCAATATAATCCGGCCACTCTTTACTGTCTTCTGCATTCATATGAAGAACCTTATCATTGGAAACAAAAATACTATAATACTCCTTATCACTTTCAAAATAGTCAATATGTACTTGATTATCATTTGAAAACGTTATTTTTATTTCTCTATCCCGAACGTCAATATTTAATCCTGCTATCTCTTCTCCATTTAAAGTATAGTATTTTTTCTCAAAATTATCCTCGCCGCTCTCAGAACATCCCATTAAAAGAATTGCTCCAAATGTTAAACACATTATAATTACTATAACTTTTTTCATATAATTCACTTCTTTCATTAAACTTGTATTTTTAAACAACAATTTCTTTTATTCCAATAACGTTATAAAAAAATAATTGCAGACTTCATTGCTTTTTTACCCCCTCGTTCTTATCAAAATAATTTTTGATTTTTATGATTTTATTTGCTATAATAAATTATAAACCTTTGTGTTACACATAAGTCAAGAGAAAGTGTGAAAAAAATGAAAAAATATTTTTTAATCGGAGAAGCCGCCAAAATGGTTAATATGACAAGCGAGACTCTCCGCCATTACGACCGGATTGATTTAGTGAAACCGAGCAAATATGATGAGCAGACAAAATACCGCTATTATACACAGCAGGATATTATACGTCTGAACGCAGTTCGAGCATTGCAGATGATGGATTTGCCTTTACAGAAAATTAAAACTGTTCTGGAATATAACGACCTTGAAAAAATTATTAAATTTCTGACAGAAGCAGAAAAGAATGCCGATGAAAAAATAGAGACGCTCCAATACAGCAAATCAAAAATTCAATTAGCTAAAGCGGACTACGAAAGAAAACTGAAAGGACGGCAAAATATTCAAAATAATTTTGTATATAATTTTCCCGAACGTGTAATTATGCTTTCAGACACTATGGAGACGCCAACACTTGATAATCTTTGGAACTATCTCAGCCATTTTTATGATAAATTTGAGCCGTCGCTAAAAGAACAGTTTGCGTTTGAAGATTTGGCTGGTATCTATACGGAGAACGGAATATCAAGATTATTCGCTGTATGTATACGCCATGCGGATATAGAAGGATTAAAAATTCTGCCCGGAGGTAAATATTTGTGTTCTTATTGTACTGAAGAAAACAGAAAAATCATTTTAGACAAACTTATACAAACAGCCAACGAAAAGTACAACATAAAGCCTAAGTTTACAATACAGCAAATAGTGGTGTCCGGTATTTTACAATGGAATTATCAGGCTCAAATATATTTGGGTTAAGAAATCAAACTATATAAAATAATACTTTGACAAGAATAATCATAAATCTCTAGGCGCTAAATTTATTTCACATAATTTAATCAAAAAGGCAAGCACATTCTTCTTTTGAGCGTGCTTGCCTTTTCAATATATTCATTTTTGACATCCGGTTATAAATCGGTTAGTTTTCATCAGTATTTAAATAACGCTGTTTATCAAAATGATAACAATTAAAAACATATTGTAATTCTTAATATATAAACTACTCTTAATTTTTAATAATCAAACTGCTTTTAATTCTTTAAGATTTCATCAGCTCTGTTTTTTACTGTTCAACTATTTTTAAATATCAATTAAACAAACTGCTCAAAAACTTCATCTATGTATTCAGGTTCCAACTGAATCTCATTGCATATTCTTACAATCTTTTTTACTACCTCCTCATCCGGAGATATATCCGGCAGAATACTAATACTTTGCTTAACATAATTATTTATTTTTATCGCATAAGAATAATAGCTTCCTATATCCTCATGATAGTATCTTTCTTTTAAATATGAATATCTATAGTTTTCTCTCATTTTTTCTCTTGCCTCGCATTTTTATCATCTGTAATTTCATAACCGGACTCAATTAAATTATGAATAAACACCCCTATATCCATATCACATGCAATAGTTATATTTATAAAAGTTTCAAGCATAGGTATTCTTTTGGAGTTTTCTAAGTCTATATATTGTCTGACGGATATACAGCATTTTTCAGCCATTTGTTCCTGGCTCAGATTCAGCTCCATACGCTTTGAATATAACATTTTTCCTATATTTACTTTTATCAAATTCAATGCATTCTCCTCCAATCGACAATATATTCAATATTTTATCAATATAATGATTATACGTACATGTGAACTGTTTCAGATAATTTCTAAATTACAGAAATTTTTAAACAATAAACGCAGATTAACATGTTCAACAAACTTATTAATTATACTTTTTAAATGATAATCAATATTTTAACACTTTTGGAGAGCAAATAAATAAATTTGCACTAATTTTTATACCTTTTTTATATATTTTACATCAGCAAATATTTATATTATTCTAATATAAACTTTATTATAAAATTCATATTTGAAAGACGCATTCTGACGTTAAAATAAAACACAGTATCCGGCTCCGTATAAGATTTTGCACACTTTAAAAACAGCAGTTATTCAAACCAATTTTTTGAACCAAATATCCCGTTTTGTTTTTGATGAAATTTTTAAAAACCGTTTATGTCAATTAGTGACTTAAATGTGATGTATCATGACCCAACCTTCAGGTTGGGTGTGATACAAAGTGACTTGTTTTGCCTAATCTACAAAGTCAATTGCGGCTACACTTTTGTTTAAAAGTGTATGTTATATAAACAATGTTGTATTATGCAAACTATGATGCCAATAATTAACTTAGTTGTAATATAATAAAATACTTAGTTGTGGTTTAATGTGACCCCACCTATAAGGTATCACACTTGCCGAAGCTTGTTAAACACAATTTTAAAACTATTATCCCAAATGCGGTGTTTTGGAGTGAACATCGGTAGATGTAATTCCACCTGTAAAGGTAGGGTCACAGACATTGTAGGCTGTAAAGAAATGAGTATGTATGTATAACACACACTTTTTAAGAAAAGTGTGATCACAGCCCTCCGATGCTTGCAAAACCACATTTAATTAATTTTAATATTTTTTGTTATGATATATGACCTTAACATGTCTGTCCAATTTATTGCAGTCTTTATAAGTTGAATATATGACATTTTATATAAATCAACATCTGTGAAATTTATTAATATAAAATTTAATTATCACCTTTTAAACAGTTATTTATAAATAAAAATCATTTGTTCCAGTTTAAAATTATATAAATATAAAACATCAATAATACCGGCTTTTAAATAAACTTTATAATAAAACAAAACCTCCCGTGATATTTTCTATCATAGGAGGTTATTTCTTTATTTAAATTTTAGCTTATTCTGTTATCATATTTATAAAAACTTTTTAAATTATTTTGTCTTCATAGCAATAGCAGCCTTAGCCTTTTCAGCAATAGTCTTCGCATCAAGTCCATACATTTCAAGAAGCGGATACGGCTTTCCTGAACGGCCGAATACATCCTGAGTTCCAACCCTTTGCATCGGAACCGGCGCGTTCTCAACCAACACCTCAGCCACAGCACTGCCTAATCCGCCGATTACGTTATGCTCCTCAGCTGTAACAATAGCCCCGGTCTCCGTAGCAGCCTTTATAATAATATCCTTATCTATAGGTTTAATAGTAGCCATATTGATAACCCTAGCGCTTATTCCTTCTCCGGCCAGTATTTCTTTAGCCTCA is from Monoglobus pectinilyticus and encodes:
- a CDS encoding ribonuclease domain-containing protein — encoded protein: MKRKIFQKTALLLSVVLIICSLCFALSSCTLTQSNLSDSTSKSIDIREDGNYSSKEEVAGYIHKYGKLPGNFITKSEAKSLGWDSKKGNLWEVAPGKSIGGDRYSNYEETLPVKKGVKYFECDINYSGGHRGAERIVYSSDGHVYYTNDHYETFSEV
- a CDS encoding DUF445 domain-containing protein; amino-acid sequence: MNIQFLIGPVIGLIIGYVTNNIAIKMLFRPLKPVYIGKRRVPFTPGLIPKEKERIAKTIGGVVSTELLDNDTINKTLLSDGIISGITGLVEKLFNKMKLSEKTVREELYQKLDKDLVDNMTEKAEEDIAALIHAKLSKFNFGTEISKKVIVNIRNQYIEKGRIKAAFAKLVDDNMINSLAEPIGKTIDKMVSENSEAIVGDLIKNETGRIMDTKTSEIAERYWHSIPKIKSAVQSVYIRTVKNDLPKVMEKLNIAKIVEDKINGYNIKEFEDLLFSIMKKELNAIIWLGALLGFVMGFLNAFISIIFS
- the mscL gene encoding large conductance mechanosensitive channel protein MscL — protein: MKKIIGEFKEFIMRGNVLDLAVGVIIGGAFKTIVDSLTNDIISPILGLFGGLDFSSMVLSIGGVNLKYGSFITAIINFLIMAVVIFIFVKIVNSVISFGKKKPADEPVTTKVCPYCCTEIDINATKCPHCTSELIEIEPETLESGEPDVI
- a CDS encoding DUF4097 family beta strand repeat-containing protein gives rise to the protein MKKVIVIIMCLTFGAILLMGCSESGEDNFEKKYYTLNGEEIAGLNIDVRDREIKITFSNDNQVHIDYFESDKEYYSIFVSNDKVLHMNAEDSKEWPDYIGGKTTAGNRKIYVQLPGEFLKTLSLSTSNGNITLPSLNVTDSISISANGGNTTFDKLNAGNSIIIKSKNGDINGSVKGSYDEYSVESNIKKGESNLPPDKKGGEKILSVSNNNGNTNIDFVSD
- a CDS encoding MerR family transcriptional regulator, producing MKKYFLIGEAAKMVNMTSETLRHYDRIDLVKPSKYDEQTKYRYYTQQDIIRLNAVRALQMMDLPLQKIKTVLEYNDLEKIIKFLTEAEKNADEKIETLQYSKSKIQLAKADYERKLKGRQNIQNNFVYNFPERVIMLSDTMETPTLDNLWNYLSHFYDKFEPSLKEQFAFEDLAGIYTENGISRLFAVCIRHADIEGLKILPGGKYLCSYCTEENRKIILDKLIQTANEKYNIKPKFTIQQIVVSGILQWNYQAQIYLG
- a CDS encoding DUF6514 family protein, which encodes MRENYRYSYLKERYYHEDIGSYYSYAIKINNYVKQSISILPDISPDEEVVKKIVRICNEIQLEPEYIDEVFEQFV
- a CDS encoding helix-turn-helix domain-containing protein codes for the protein MNLIKVNIGKMLYSKRMELNLSQEQMAEKCCISVRQYIDLENSKRIPMLETFINITIACDMDIGVFIHNLIESGYEITDDKNARQEKK